From the Exiguobacterium marinum DSM 16307 genome, the window AAGATGCTCATTTGATGATTCGACTTTAAAAAAGTCAAATAGGCTATCCGCTACGAGTAAAGAAGAACGGTTCAATAAATTGTGAATTCCTGAATAAAAATGGTCATCTGTTTGAACGATGACCGCTTGTTTTTTATCATTGTGCATCGAACTTGCGTGCACAATTGAAGCTGGGTCATCTACAGTCAGGATTGAGTCAGCTGATTCGAAAGTTAAAAAATGGTCGGTACGCGCTTGATGGAATTTGGAGACTCCTTGTTTCGTTGTTGTTTCTAGTTTGTTAAAGATATCAAGTTGATTCACGTTATAGCCGATTCCATACAATGGAGAGTCTAACTGGTTAATTCGCTCACGAGTTGATTCAGGAATTGTCGCAGGATTTGCACCGAAGTAAAATAAGTGAGTTGTCCCACTAAACGATTCTTTTAATACTTCAGTGTCGCGAAGGATGTCGATTTTCTCCGAAAAGTGGGAAATCAGAGCATCCAATTTGTAGACTTCTGGTGGAATATCATTTGTTTCTGAACTAAAAACGATTGTAACGCTCGGTTCTTTTGCAAAAGAAATTTGTGGGATACCAACTAAGACAAGAATGAGAATAATCATTTTATAACGCATAACTCTTCAACTCATTTCTCAATAATCCGAGGACGTCATCAGGTGATTCGATCTTTGCTTCTTTTGTGACGGTGTAGTGGGCGATATGGTTCGTGAAGGATACCTTTTTGCCGTTTGACAGCTCGTAGTCCCCAATCAATTGTCGGAAGCGATTCAAAATGATAATCATATCCGATTCAGAAGCATAAGGTAGAATGAGCGCGAACTCTTCCGTGGACAATCGAAATTTTTTATCGGTCGTTCGTGTCGATTGGTGAAGACGTTCACTAAAAAATGTTAAAAAACGTGTTGCTTCCTCATTTCCATAGAGTCGTATAAATTCTGTGAAGTAGTCGATTTGATAGAGCAGGACGGTGAATGATTCTCCGTGACGGTTTGTACGATTGATTTCCAACTGAAGTTCAAGTTCAAAACGTTCTTTATTGTCAAGTCCCGTCTCCTCATCGATTGATACGAGTCGTCTGACCTTCTCCTGTAATGAAAGGTTTAATCGGTTTAATTGATTGATTCGTGCATAAATACTTCCGCTTAAAATGACAAAAACAATCAACCAGACACCAAACTGTAAGAGGGTGGCTTCTGAGAACAAAAACATTTGGTCGGTAGGTCGGAAAAATAGGTTCCAAAAGTACAGGCTTCCGAATAAAAATAAAATTACCAGGGCCGTGAATAATCCTGCACGCATCCCTGCAAACAAGCTAATAAACAAAGCTAAAGCAATTAGTAAAGACCCTTCAATCGTTACATTTCCTAGGTCCGGCATGTACAGTAGAAATAGAACGGCAGCGATCAACAAAAGTCCAATTTGTAAACTGACTAAACTTGTTTTACGGAATGAGGTATCCATCGATTAGTCCCCCTTCTGCTAATAAAGGCAGTAAATTGTCAAAAGCGTGAGTCTCTTTCGTATCTACATCAAGATACCCTCCATAGTAATCAGATGATGAGTCGGAAACCATCGATGAGGTGAGTCGATTCATCACTCGCTCTGCAAAGTCCCGTTCATCACGCTCGAGTAAATAAAAGATTGCCAACGCATAGACTGCTTGAGACTCATAGTTGACAGTTGGTTTTTTTGAGTTGAGG encodes:
- a CDS encoding GGDEF domain-containing protein, with product MDTSFRKTSLVSLQIGLLLIAAVLFLLYMPDLGNVTIEGSLLIALALFISLFAGMRAGLFTALVILFLFGSLYFWNLFFRPTDQMFLFSEATLLQFGVWLIVFVILSGSIYARINQLNRLNLSLQEKVRRLVSIDEETGLDNKERFELELQLEINRTNRHGESFTVLLYQIDYFTEFIRLYGNEEATRFLTFFSERLHQSTRTTDKKFRLSTEEFALILPYASESDMIIILNRFRQLIGDYELSNGKKVSFTNHIAHYTVTKEAKIESPDDVLGLLRNELKSYAL